From Candidatus Amarolinea dominans, a single genomic window includes:
- the carB gene encoding carbamoyl-phosphate synthase large subunit, which produces MPKRTDIHSILILGAGPIVIGQAAEFDYSGTQAVKALRREGYRIILINSNPATVMTDPELADATYVEPLTIEIVEKIIAQERPDALLPTVGGQTALNLGVALAEQGVLARYGVQLIGASLRAMKVAEDRQLFKEAMLGAGLSVPRSGLAATVSEALTIAAEIGSFPLLIRPSFTLGGSGAAIAYDRDDFIEKMEFGLRESPVRACLVEESVLGWKEFELEVMRDHANNFVVVCSIENLDPMGVHTGDSITVAPAQTLTDKEYQRLRDQARLVMETVGVETGGSNVQFAVNPADGRVIIIEMNPRVSRSSALASKATGFPIAKIAALLAVGYTLDEIKNDITRETVAAFEPSIDYVVVKIPRWAFEKFANVDPTLGPQMKSVGEVMAIGRTFKEALLKGLRALEWKPTHLAPGALGDLAARLSAPTRERIFHTFSALRQGVDQAQIAAWTGFDPWFVAQMGQIVDLEQAIAHHTLTSLPAELLRQAKRFGLADQQIAALVAAEKTSKPTAHSPNTAWEGQQPQSGSWLQTPEQAVRALRKALGIMPTYQRVDTCAAEFEAYTPYLYNSYETQDKTPPSDRPKVIILGGGPNRIGQGIEFDYCCCHAAFALHDLGYETIMVNCNPETVSTDYDTSDRLYFEPLTLEDVLNIVERELGELLKPAAQTLIQGGVTQGSRDDSESTDTETQASGLRSGVIVQFGGQTPLNLARGLAEMGVPILGTSWNAIDLAEDRGRFGNLLAELDIPAPANGMATSVAEARRVARQIGYPVLVRPSYVLGGRAMAIVYDDDTLARLVQEAAQASEGRPILIDQYLEDAFEVDVDAVADGARVVIGGIMQHIEEAGVHSGDSACVLPPYKISYYHLSIMREYTEKLGLALGVRGLMNIQYAIKDDIVYVLEVNPRASRTVPFVSKATGVPLAKIAAQVMAGRSLAELRFTTEPPIDGFFVKEAVLPFRKFSGVDTLLGPEMRSTGEVMGHASHFGHAFAKAQMAAGERLPLAGTAFLSVNDFDKGSILKIARDLHRLGFTLLATRGTAATLVRAGLPAAPVNKVKEGSPHVVDLIKAGKIHLIINTPLGPTAFDDGKSIRTEAVRHGVPLITTLSAAQAAVNGIRALQGKEMRVRSLQEHYQRQG; this is translated from the coding sequence ATGCCAAAACGAACCGACATCCATTCCATCCTGATCCTGGGCGCCGGCCCCATCGTCATCGGCCAGGCGGCCGAGTTCGACTACAGCGGCACGCAGGCGGTCAAAGCCCTGCGGCGCGAGGGCTACCGCATCATCCTGATCAACTCCAACCCGGCCACGGTCATGACCGACCCGGAACTGGCCGATGCCACCTACGTGGAACCGCTGACCATCGAGATCGTGGAGAAGATCATTGCCCAGGAGCGCCCCGATGCCCTGCTGCCCACGGTCGGCGGGCAGACGGCCCTCAACCTGGGGGTGGCCCTGGCCGAGCAGGGCGTTCTGGCCCGCTACGGCGTGCAACTGATCGGCGCCAGTCTGCGTGCGATGAAGGTGGCCGAAGATCGCCAGCTCTTCAAGGAAGCGATGCTCGGCGCCGGGCTGAGTGTGCCGCGCTCCGGCCTGGCCGCCACGGTCTCTGAGGCGCTCACGATTGCCGCAGAGATCGGCAGCTTTCCACTGCTCATCCGTCCCAGTTTCACCCTGGGCGGTTCCGGTGCTGCCATTGCGTACGATCGCGACGATTTCATCGAAAAGATGGAATTCGGCCTGCGCGAAAGCCCGGTCCGTGCCTGCCTGGTCGAAGAATCGGTCCTGGGCTGGAAAGAATTCGAGCTGGAAGTGATGCGCGACCACGCCAACAACTTCGTGGTGGTCTGTTCGATTGAAAACCTCGACCCCATGGGCGTGCATACCGGGGACTCGATCACCGTTGCGCCGGCGCAAACCCTCACCGACAAGGAATACCAACGCCTGCGCGACCAGGCGCGCCTCGTCATGGAGACGGTAGGCGTTGAAACAGGCGGCAGCAATGTGCAGTTTGCCGTCAATCCGGCCGATGGCCGCGTGATCATCATCGAGATGAACCCGCGCGTCAGCCGCTCCAGCGCCCTGGCCAGCAAGGCGACCGGTTTTCCCATCGCCAAGATCGCGGCCCTGCTGGCTGTGGGCTACACCCTGGATGAGATCAAGAACGACATCACCCGCGAAACGGTGGCCGCGTTCGAACCGAGCATTGACTATGTCGTGGTGAAAATTCCACGCTGGGCGTTCGAGAAATTCGCCAATGTGGATCCCACCCTCGGCCCGCAGATGAAATCGGTGGGCGAGGTGATGGCGATCGGGCGCACGTTCAAAGAGGCGCTGCTGAAAGGGCTGCGCGCGCTCGAATGGAAACCGACCCATCTGGCCCCCGGCGCGCTGGGAGACCTGGCGGCGCGACTGAGCGCGCCGACACGCGAACGGATCTTCCATACCTTCAGCGCCCTGCGCCAGGGCGTTGACCAGGCGCAGATCGCCGCCTGGACTGGCTTCGATCCCTGGTTCGTCGCACAGATGGGGCAGATTGTGGACCTGGAACAGGCCATTGCCCACCACACCCTGACCAGCCTGCCGGCCGAGCTGCTGCGCCAGGCAAAACGCTTCGGGTTGGCGGATCAACAGATTGCGGCGTTGGTGGCAGCGGAAAAAACATCGAAGCCCACAGCCCACAGCCCAAACACGGCGTGGGAGGGTCAGCAACCTCAATCCGGGAGCTGGCTGCAGACGCCAGAACAGGCGGTGCGGGCGCTGCGCAAGGCGTTGGGCATTATGCCGACCTATCAGCGGGTGGACACCTGCGCCGCCGAGTTCGAAGCGTACACGCCCTATCTTTACAACAGCTATGAAACGCAGGATAAAACGCCGCCCAGCGACCGTCCGAAGGTCATCATCCTCGGCGGCGGCCCCAATCGAATCGGGCAGGGCATCGAGTTCGACTATTGCTGCTGTCATGCCGCGTTCGCCCTGCACGACCTGGGCTATGAAACGATCATGGTCAACTGCAACCCGGAGACGGTGAGCACCGACTATGACACCTCGGACCGCCTCTACTTCGAGCCGCTGACGCTGGAAGATGTGCTGAACATCGTGGAGCGGGAGTTGGGGGAACTCCTAAAGCCTGCAGCCCAAACGCTCATACAGGGCGGCGTGACGCAAGGTTCGCGGGATGACAGCGAGAGCACAGATACGGAGACACAGGCCAGTGGGCTGCGGTCAGGGGTGATTGTGCAGTTCGGCGGGCAGACGCCGCTCAACCTGGCGCGAGGGCTGGCGGAGATGGGGGTGCCGATCCTGGGCACATCATGGAATGCCATTGATCTGGCCGAAGACCGGGGACGCTTCGGCAATCTGCTGGCGGAGTTGGACATCCCCGCGCCGGCCAACGGCATGGCCACTTCCGTGGCCGAAGCCAGGCGCGTAGCGCGACAGATTGGCTATCCGGTGCTGGTGCGTCCCAGTTATGTGCTGGGCGGCCGGGCGATGGCGATCGTGTATGACGACGACACCCTGGCGCGCTTGGTGCAAGAGGCGGCCCAGGCCAGCGAAGGGCGCCCGATCCTGATTGATCAGTATCTCGAAGACGCGTTCGAGGTGGATGTGGACGCGGTGGCCGATGGCGCCCGCGTGGTCATCGGTGGCATCATGCAGCACATCGAAGAGGCCGGCGTGCATAGCGGCGATAGCGCGTGCGTCCTGCCGCCGTATAAAATCAGCTACTACCACCTGAGCATCATGCGAGAGTACACAGAAAAGTTGGGGCTGGCGCTAGGCGTCCGCGGGCTGATGAACATCCAGTACGCGATCAAGGATGACATCGTCTATGTGCTGGAGGTCAATCCGCGGGCCAGCCGCACGGTGCCCTTTGTGAGCAAGGCCACCGGCGTGCCCTTAGCCAAAATCGCTGCGCAGGTCATGGCGGGCCGTTCCCTGGCCGAACTTCGTTTCACCACAGAGCCGCCGATTGACGGCTTTTTTGTCAAAGAAGCGGTGCTGCCGTTCAGAAAATTCAGCGGTGTGGACACCCTGCTGGGGCCAGAGATGCGCTCGACCGGCGAGGTGATGGGGCACGCCAGTCACTTCGGCCATGCCTTTGCCAAAGCGCAAATGGCCGCGGGCGAGCGTCTGCCCCTGGCCGGCACAGCCTTCCTCTCGGTCAACGATTTCGACAAGGGCAGCATCCTCAAGATCGCGCGTGACCTGCATCGCCTCGGGTTCACCCTGCTGGCCACGCGCGGCACGGCCGCAACCCTGGTGCGCGCCGGTCTGCCGGCCGCGCCGGTCAACAAGGTCAAGGAAGGCTCGCCACACGTGGTTGACCTGATCAAGGCAGGGAAGATTCACCTGATTATCAACACGCCCCTGGGGCCAACCGCCTTCGACGACGGCAAGTCCATTCGCACAGAGGCCGTGCGCCACGGCGTGCCCCTGATAACCACGCTGAGCGCGGCGCAGGCTGCGGTGAACGGTATCCGCGCCCTGCAAGGCAAGGAGATGCGCGTGCGCAGCCTGCAGGAACACTACCAACGGCAGGGGTAA
- a CDS encoding radical SAM protein, translated as MISLIPKLPAYWAFRRFGWPRLYPFSIVVSISYKCNSKCRTCDVWRKPNDDMTVAEWRQVFHNLGRTPFYMTFTGGEPFLRPDLDELVIAGYEECRPEVITIPTNGLLTERVVERVARICAACPGAQIGINLSLDGLGDVHDDIRGVNGNWERSMKTWEQLKALQPRHKNLVLTIHTVISRFNIHLFEETYAGLQKLAPDSYITEVAEERVELDTVGWGITPLAAQYAPVADFLSAQARQKPVKGIARFTQAFRAQYYQLAKRTLQERTQVIDCYAGWASAHIAPNGDIWSCCIRAEPVGNLRQTNYDLAPIWFSPEMAKLRRSIAAKECACPMANANYTNMLLHPPTLVKVALDMV; from the coding sequence ATGATTAGCCTGATTCCCAAATTGCCCGCTTACTGGGCCTTTCGTCGCTTTGGCTGGCCGCGCCTGTACCCCTTCAGCATTGTGGTCAGCATCAGCTACAAGTGCAATTCCAAGTGCCGCACCTGCGATGTCTGGCGCAAACCCAATGATGATATGACGGTCGCTGAGTGGCGCCAGGTCTTTCACAACCTGGGGCGTACGCCGTTCTACATGACCTTTACGGGCGGCGAGCCTTTCTTGCGCCCCGATCTGGATGAACTGGTGATTGCCGGCTATGAGGAATGCCGCCCGGAGGTCATCACCATCCCCACCAACGGCCTGCTGACGGAGCGCGTGGTCGAACGGGTGGCGCGCATCTGTGCCGCCTGTCCCGGCGCGCAGATCGGCATCAATCTCAGCCTGGATGGCCTGGGCGATGTGCATGACGACATCCGCGGGGTCAACGGTAACTGGGAACGCTCCATGAAGACCTGGGAGCAGCTCAAGGCGCTGCAGCCGCGCCACAAGAATCTGGTGCTCACCATCCACACCGTCATCTCGCGCTTCAACATCCACCTGTTCGAAGAAACCTACGCGGGCCTGCAGAAGCTGGCGCCCGACTCCTACATCACCGAGGTGGCCGAGGAGCGTGTCGAACTGGACACGGTGGGTTGGGGGATCACTCCGCTGGCCGCGCAGTACGCGCCCGTTGCAGATTTCCTGAGCGCCCAAGCGAGACAGAAACCGGTCAAGGGCATTGCGCGCTTCACCCAGGCGTTTCGCGCCCAGTATTACCAGTTGGCCAAGCGCACCTTGCAGGAACGCACGCAGGTCATTGACTGTTATGCTGGCTGGGCCAGTGCGCACATCGCCCCCAACGGCGATATCTGGAGCTGTTGCATTCGCGCCGAGCCGGTGGGCAACCTGCGCCAGACAAACTATGACCTGGCGCCGATCTGGTTCAGCCCGGAGATGGCAAAATTGCGCCGCAGCATTGCAGCCAAAGAATGCGCCTGCCCCATGGCCAACGCCAACTACACCAACATGCTGCTGCATCCGCCAACCCTGGTCAAAGTCGCGTTAGACATGGTATAG
- a CDS encoding radical SAM protein, with protein sequence MRVLLINPPFQRLKKVSSIYFPLSCGYLAGVLEQAGHEVRIYNAEVPARNEEIGHETYDNLLHGHQLWLNALRPQVDEHNHVVWAEFMQTLREFNPDMIGFTVKSPKWPAAIKAAEMWKREHPETIVVMGGPHITVLPEEVMGYPTVDFCVREEGEYTLLELVEALEGKGKPFAAIEGLCWRQTDGAVVHNVARAKIPNLDVLPFPAKHLSLYLDRYDPAHLGVMVTLRGCPFYCGFCEQHKTWGRSVRFHSVDYTVREIKHIIQTFGTREISFWDDSFTVNRKRTLDLCKRILDDKLNISWSCTTRVDLLDEEQVMWMKKSGCSGVDIGVETGSARMMKLIDKATTPERVAEASQLMTKYKLNWSAFFMMGFPEETEEDIEATKRFMQEIKPNHIIMSIFTPYPGTPQHEVAKRLNLLPAKIDWSRFSHQSPENHFVQNISRERFSEIVTDMMAFVDDINNGWQLKVQRVLNDWRFWARHPLLLTQKTVHSIRGRGLGLGTIRPLG encoded by the coding sequence ATGCGTGTATTACTGATCAATCCACCCTTTCAACGCTTGAAGAAGGTTTCTAGCATTTACTTTCCCCTGAGCTGCGGCTACCTGGCCGGCGTGCTTGAACAGGCCGGGCATGAGGTCCGCATCTACAACGCCGAGGTGCCGGCGCGCAACGAGGAGATCGGTCACGAGACGTACGACAATTTGTTGCACGGCCACCAATTATGGCTGAATGCCCTGCGGCCGCAAGTGGATGAACATAACCACGTCGTGTGGGCGGAATTCATGCAGACCCTGCGCGAGTTCAATCCGGACATGATTGGCTTCACGGTCAAAAGCCCCAAATGGCCCGCGGCCATCAAAGCGGCTGAGATGTGGAAGCGCGAGCACCCTGAAACTATCGTTGTCATGGGGGGGCCGCACATCACTGTGTTGCCTGAGGAGGTCATGGGCTACCCAACCGTTGACTTCTGTGTCCGTGAAGAGGGCGAGTACACTCTGTTGGAACTGGTGGAAGCCCTGGAAGGCAAGGGCAAGCCGTTCGCGGCCATCGAAGGCCTGTGCTGGCGCCAGACAGATGGCGCGGTTGTCCACAATGTGGCGCGTGCCAAGATTCCCAACCTGGACGTGCTGCCTTTCCCGGCCAAACACCTGTCGCTCTACCTCGATCGCTACGATCCGGCCCACTTGGGCGTCATGGTGACGCTGCGCGGCTGCCCGTTCTATTGCGGTTTCTGCGAACAGCACAAGACCTGGGGACGCTCCGTGCGTTTTCATTCCGTGGATTACACCGTGCGCGAGATCAAGCACATCATCCAGACGTTTGGCACGCGTGAGATTTCCTTCTGGGATGACAGCTTTACGGTCAACCGCAAGCGTACGCTCGATCTGTGCAAACGCATCCTGGATGACAAACTCAACATTTCCTGGAGCTGCACCACGCGCGTGGATCTGCTGGATGAAGAACAGGTCATGTGGATGAAGAAGTCTGGCTGCAGCGGTGTGGACATTGGCGTGGAAACCGGCAGCGCGCGCATGATGAAGTTGATTGACAAAGCCACCACGCCAGAGCGCGTGGCAGAAGCCAGCCAGTTGATGACCAAGTACAAGCTGAACTGGTCGGCGTTTTTCATGATGGGCTTCCCTGAAGAAACCGAGGAAGACATCGAGGCCACCAAGCGCTTCATGCAGGAAATCAAGCCCAATCACATCATCATGTCCATCTTCACGCCCTATCCGGGCACGCCGCAGCACGAGGTGGCCAAACGGCTCAACCTGCTGCCGGCCAAGATTGACTGGAGCCGTTTCAGCCACCAAAGCCCGGAGAATCATTTCGTCCAGAACATCTCGCGCGAACGCTTCAGCGAGATTGTCACCGACATGATGGCATTTGTGGACGACATCAACAACGGCTGGCAGCTCAAGGTGCAGCGCGTGTTGAACGATTGGCGCTTCTGGGCGCGCCATCCCTTGCTGCTCACCCAGAAGACCGTGCATTCCATTCGCGGCCGCGGCTTGGGGCTAGGGACCATTCGGCCGCTGGGCTAA
- a CDS encoding radical SAM protein yields MRVLLASPESKVWNSRQHIHNGLGYLAGALRHAGYAVSLYDASVETEPLADVLQREHFDVVGISSPTPLIREAWQTAVVAKATGAVTILGGPHLTLKPAESLEHDEVDLVLRGEGEDAMIEIMQMLDLDPGLQATPTAPRRFSHKGWSEILGLSYRNGDVRHNPARPLRPDLDNIPFPAHDLFKIDRYTNLNPLTDGLIPGSRSYTIVTSRGCPFKCTFCSKPITGDTWRNRSVDNVLGEWRWLVRDLHATEIGITDDIWNRDLKRAKELCRRLIAEGLNTVPWVTVHGMKVNYGDAELFQLMKAAGARRVGFGVESGNQGVLNNIIKKGQTLDMVRDAFKNAKAAGLQTMGFFILGMPGETPETMEDTVKFALELDPDLANFMIAAPYPGTRLWDMLEEMGAEIFSHDWHDLAIQDNKAHFQVDGLRAEDVEEKWHEAYRRFYMRPNRLARRLTQWDTWRNAPARLRDAKRFFLGNLSAAPKTPAWSGPAARRLG; encoded by the coding sequence ATGCGAGTTTTATTGGCGAGTCCAGAGTCGAAGGTTTGGAATTCGCGCCAGCACATCCACAATGGACTGGGCTATCTGGCGGGCGCGCTGCGTCACGCCGGTTACGCTGTGAGCCTGTACGACGCGTCCGTTGAAACCGAGCCATTGGCCGACGTCTTGCAGCGGGAGCACTTCGATGTGGTGGGCATTTCCAGCCCCACGCCGTTGATCCGCGAGGCGTGGCAAACGGCCGTCGTGGCCAAAGCCACCGGCGCGGTGACGATTCTGGGCGGTCCCCACTTGACGCTCAAGCCCGCCGAGTCGCTGGAACATGATGAGGTTGACCTGGTGTTGCGCGGTGAGGGCGAAGACGCCATGATCGAGATCATGCAGATGCTCGACCTTGACCCTGGCCTGCAGGCCACACCGACCGCTCCCCGCCGCTTCAGCCACAAGGGCTGGTCAGAGATCTTGGGCCTTTCGTATCGCAACGGCGACGTGCGCCACAACCCGGCGCGCCCGCTGCGCCCGGACCTGGACAACATCCCCTTTCCGGCCCACGACCTGTTCAAGATTGACCGCTACACCAACCTGAATCCGCTGACCGACGGGCTGATTCCGGGTTCGCGCAGCTACACGATCGTAACCAGCCGCGGCTGTCCGTTCAAATGCACTTTCTGCTCCAAGCCCATCACCGGGGACACCTGGCGCAATCGTTCGGTGGATAACGTGCTGGGCGAATGGCGTTGGCTCGTGCGCGACTTGCATGCGACCGAAATCGGCATCACCGATGACATCTGGAACCGCGACCTCAAACGCGCCAAAGAGCTGTGCCGGCGCCTGATCGCAGAAGGGCTTAATACGGTGCCCTGGGTCACGGTGCATGGCATGAAGGTGAACTATGGCGACGCCGAGCTGTTTCAGTTGATGAAGGCCGCCGGCGCCAGGCGCGTAGGCTTCGGTGTGGAGTCCGGTAACCAGGGCGTGCTCAACAACATCATCAAGAAGGGCCAGACGCTCGACATGGTGCGCGACGCGTTCAAGAACGCCAAAGCGGCCGGCTTGCAGACGATGGGCTTTTTCATCCTGGGGATGCCAGGTGAAACGCCTGAAACCATGGAAGACACGGTTAAATTTGCGCTGGAGCTTGACCCTGACCTGGCGAACTTCATGATCGCGGCGCCATATCCGGGCACGCGTCTGTGGGACATGCTGGAGGAGATGGGCGCCGAGATCTTCAGCCATGACTGGCATGACCTGGCGATTCAAGACAACAAGGCGCATTTTCAAGTTGACGGCCTGCGCGCCGAAGATGTCGAAGAGAAATGGCACGAGGCCTATCGCCGATTCTACATGCGACCCAACCGTTTGGCCCGGCGCCTGACTCAGTGGGATACCTGGCGCAATGCGCCGGCACGCCTGCGCGATGCCAAGCGCTTTTTCCTGGGTAACCTGAGCGCGGCGCCCAAGACTCCAGCCTGGAGTGGCCCGGCCGCCCGGCGCTTGGGGTGA
- a CDS encoding cobalamin-dependent protein (Presence of a B(12) (cobalamin)-binding domain implies dependence on cobalamin itself, in one of its several forms, or in some unusual lineages, dependence on a cobalamin-like analog.): MKTTLIYPGIAGRGFNCLSQGMDAGWVSHGLSSISASARAEGFEIDLIDLRALQSWDHFREEFQKRSPDVIGITMMSVDYNPVKRCLSIIKEIKPECVTILGGAHVTLALEDSLRIPNADYLITNEGEITFPKLLRQIEQGKRPEQKVLRGETPDLNRIPFADRALFLGEWRNWGYTLNSPEVPFVKELPGPFLTIIAGRGCAYRCSFCKPGEDYIFGKRVRRRSVDNVIAELKNLRDTYSFQSFMFHDDCLTEDRAWVTEFCAKYRAEGFTQSFFCQSRADIITRHPDMVKMMRDAGLKGYFIGFESGNQRVLNFLRKGTTVDRNLEAATVCREYGLVIWANYMMGIPTETKEEVMDTVNMIREIDPDYYSPSFFTPHPGTDLYDYCVEHDLSLVADYDSYRRNPTEPKIKGQDYEFLKWARDYSQKRKFKNQTRRTYNAVVEKYTDPRKYVNKARRLLGLTRDEPSALRPLPVKPHAG; the protein is encoded by the coding sequence GTGAAGACGACGCTCATTTATCCCGGTATTGCGGGTCGTGGGTTCAACTGTTTGAGCCAGGGAATGGACGCCGGCTGGGTTTCGCACGGCCTGTCTTCGATTAGCGCCAGTGCCAGGGCCGAAGGTTTCGAGATTGATCTGATTGACCTGCGTGCGTTGCAGAGCTGGGATCATTTCCGCGAGGAGTTTCAGAAGCGCAGCCCGGATGTCATTGGCATCACCATGATGTCGGTGGACTACAACCCGGTCAAACGCTGTCTCAGCATCATCAAGGAAATCAAGCCGGAGTGCGTCACCATTCTGGGCGGCGCGCACGTCACGCTGGCGTTGGAAGATTCGCTGCGCATTCCCAACGCCGATTATCTCATCACGAACGAGGGCGAAATCACCTTCCCCAAGCTGCTGCGCCAGATCGAGCAAGGCAAGCGGCCTGAGCAGAAGGTGTTGCGCGGGGAAACGCCCGACCTGAATCGCATCCCCTTTGCCGATCGTGCCCTGTTCCTGGGTGAATGGCGCAACTGGGGCTACACCCTCAACAGCCCTGAGGTTCCCTTTGTCAAAGAACTGCCCGGTCCCTTCCTGACGATCATTGCCGGTCGCGGCTGTGCCTATCGCTGCTCGTTCTGCAAGCCCGGTGAGGATTACATCTTCGGCAAGCGCGTGCGCCGCCGCAGTGTGGACAACGTGATCGCCGAGCTGAAAAATCTGCGCGACACGTACAGCTTCCAGAGTTTCATGTTCCACGATGACTGCCTGACCGAGGATCGCGCGTGGGTCACCGAGTTTTGCGCCAAGTATCGGGCGGAAGGTTTCACGCAGTCTTTCTTCTGCCAGAGTCGCGCCGACATCATCACCCGCCACCCCGATATGGTCAAGATGATGCGCGATGCCGGCCTGAAGGGATACTTCATTGGCTTCGAAAGCGGCAATCAGCGCGTCCTGAACTTCCTGCGCAAGGGCACCACCGTGGACCGCAACCTGGAGGCGGCCACGGTCTGCCGTGAATACGGATTGGTCATCTGGGCCAACTACATGATGGGCATCCCGACCGAAACCAAGGAAGAAGTCATGGATACGGTCAACATGATCCGTGAGATAGACCCGGACTATTACAGCCCGTCGTTCTTCACCCCGCACCCCGGCACTGATCTTTACGATTACTGCGTGGAGCACGATCTGAGCCTGGTGGCCGACTATGACTCGTACCGGCGTAACCCAACCGAACCCAAGATCAAGGGCCAGGATTACGAATTTTTGAAGTGGGCACGCGACTACAGTCAGAAGCGCAAATTCAAGAACCAGACCCGCCGGACGTACAATGCCGTGGTCGAGAAATACACGGACCCGCGCAAGTATGTCAACAAGGCGCGCCGGCTGCTGGGACTAACCCGCGACGAGCCATCCGCCTTGCGCCCGCTGCCGGTCAAGCCGCACGCGGGCTAA
- a CDS encoding radical SAM protein — MGVSFTSVEANRTFQDKVRNRFRYYNQQALAPVKWLAYTTGQTRLVPHPDRMYIESTNMCNLSCVMCPTGRKEVLRPKGFMEFDVFKQIVDEMAPHVKATTLHIWGEPLMHKRIFDMVAYCRAHNLRSEISTNATLLDEKKAQKLLDAGLDAIYLCLDGMRPETYEAIRVNADYAKTNRNIHRFIELKQAGHYQTYVNLQIIQMQQTLGEIDEFMQSWQLPGVDRINVKPFDSWADQIEAISELRPGQAATAVKRYACPNLWYHVHIYWDGSIAMCDRDFNSVFPLGNVIDPDGSVRVMKNWNGPQMQTLRRRHVTNDIHDLAPCNSCSEWAWWKPTLFTSQGNRPVEQGESQRLAARQVDEHHNGTPGAFVALADVGFGEHQTTNLN, encoded by the coding sequence ATGGGGGTAAGCTTCACGTCGGTCGAGGCCAACCGCACCTTTCAAGACAAAGTGCGCAACCGCTTCCGTTACTACAACCAACAGGCGTTGGCGCCGGTCAAATGGCTGGCCTACACCACCGGTCAGACCCGCCTGGTGCCGCACCCTGATCGAATGTACATCGAGTCCACGAACATGTGCAACCTGTCCTGCGTCATGTGCCCCACCGGACGCAAGGAGGTTCTACGCCCCAAGGGCTTCATGGAGTTCGATGTCTTCAAGCAGATTGTGGACGAGATGGCGCCGCACGTCAAGGCGACGACGCTGCACATCTGGGGCGAGCCGCTGATGCACAAACGCATCTTCGACATGGTGGCCTATTGTCGTGCGCACAACCTGCGCAGCGAGATAAGCACCAACGCCACGCTGCTGGATGAGAAGAAGGCCCAAAAGCTGCTCGACGCCGGCCTGGATGCGATCTACCTCTGCCTGGACGGCATGCGCCCGGAGACCTACGAGGCCATCCGCGTCAACGCCGATTACGCCAAGACCAATCGCAACATCCATCGCTTCATCGAACTGAAGCAGGCGGGTCACTATCAAACCTACGTCAACTTGCAGATCATTCAGATGCAGCAGACGCTGGGCGAGATTGATGAGTTCATGCAATCGTGGCAGTTGCCGGGCGTGGATCGTATCAATGTCAAGCCTTTTGATTCCTGGGCCGATCAGATCGAGGCCATTAGCGAGCTGCGACCAGGACAGGCGGCGACCGCGGTCAAACGCTACGCCTGCCCCAACCTGTGGTACCACGTTCACATCTATTGGGATGGTTCCATCGCCATGTGTGATCGTGATTTCAATAGCGTATTTCCCCTGGGCAACGTCATTGACCCGGATGGCAGCGTGCGCGTGATGAAGAACTGGAATGGGCCGCAGATGCAGACCCTGCGCCGGCGCCATGTGACCAATGACATCCACGACCTGGCGCCCTGCAATTCGTGCAGCGAGTGGGCCTGGTGGAAGCCGACCCTTTTCACCAGCCAGGGCAACCGGCCGGTGGAGCAGGGCGAATCGCAGCGTCTGGCCGCCCGGCAAGTAGACGAACATCACAACGGCACACCAGGCGCTTTTGTTGCTCTTGCTGATGTTGGTTTTGGCGAGCATCAGACGACGAATTTGAACTAG